The Humulus lupulus chromosome 3, drHumLupu1.1, whole genome shotgun sequence genome window below encodes:
- the LOC133824423 gene encoding U-box domain-containing protein 21-like — protein MISSWRRRRSGNRRPGKENNIQVDSNIIEMEELTVPGHFRCPISLDLMKDPVTLMTGITYDRQSIETWIEAGNITCPITNQELKNLEPIPNHAIRKMIQGWCVDNRSRGVERIPTPRTPISSHEVLEILSKMNAAIEKRDSSGCRDLAVKIKSSAKESERNKRCFVNNGAGSTLSKAFEAFSSSDDHVVLEEILSSLTLVFPLDDDSKFRFMNSSSSMNCMVRFLESGDLAGRRNSVLLMKQLISSSDHQSIAAVVDIKGALEALVKLIKEPICPTVTKSSLIIIYRMLISSSSQAEKVGEAFVELGLVELLIEMLVEGDRSVCDKALGVLDRLCRSRRGRVAARAHSLTVPVLVKKILRVSDSATEFSVSMLWKLLTMIKNDSNGNNNYDHEDQDDQEKSLIVETLQVGAFQKLLLLLQVGCSERVKEKTGDLLKILNLHRGRLECIETMDFKQIKRSF, from the coding sequence ATGATCTCTTCATGGAGACGCCGGAGGTCCGGTAACCGCCGGCCCGGAAAAGAGAACAATATTCAGGTGGACAGTAACATCATCGAGATGGAGGAGTTGACTGTACCGGGGCACTTCCGGTGCCCGATATCGCTTGACTTGATGAAAGACCCGGTGACTTTGATGACCGGAATTACGTACGATCGTCAGAGCATCGAGACTTGGATCGAAGCCGGGAACATCACATGCCCCATCACGAACCAAGAGCTTAAGAACCTCGAGCCCATACCCAACCACGCCATTCGAAAGATGATTCAAGGTTGGTGCGTCGATAACCGGTCACGCGGCGTGGAGAGAATCCCGACGCCGCGTACTCCGATTAGCTCGCACGAGGTGTTGGAGATTCTCTCGAAGATGAATGCCGCGATCGAGAAACGAGACTCGTCTGGATGCAGAGATTTGGCAGTTAAAATTAAGTCTTCGGCGAAAGAGAGCGAGAGGAACAAGAGGTGTTTCGTTAACAACGGCGCCGGAAGTACCTTATCCAAGGCTTTCGAGGCTTTTTCGTCTAGTGATGATCACGTCGTTTTGGAGGAAATATTGTCTTCTTTAACGTTGGTTTTCCCATTGGACGACGACTCCAAGTTTCGTTTCATGAACTCGTCGTCGTCGATGAATTGCATGGTGAGGTTTTTGGAGTCTGGCGACTTGGCGGGAAGAAGGAACTCAGTTTTATTGATGAAACAACTCATTTCGTCGTCCGATCACCAAAGCATCGCCGCAGTGGTCGATATAAAAGGAGCTTTGGAGGCCTTGGTGAAGCTCATCAAGGAGCCAATCTGCCCTACTGTAACAAAATCTTCCTTGATCATCATCTACCGCATGCTGATTAGTTCATCATCACAAGCTGAGAAAGTAGGCGAAGCATTCGTCGAACTCGGGCTAGTTGAGCTACTAATCGAAATGCTTGTGGAGGGAGATAGGAGCGTGTGTGATAAAGCTTTGGGAGTTCTCGACAGGCTCTGCAGGAGCCGACGAGGGAGAGTGGCTGCGCGCGCGCATTCCCTTACCGTGCCGGTTCTGGTGAAGAAGATTCTTCGTGTTTCGGATTCGGCTACCGAGTTTTCGGTCTCGATGTTATGGAAGCTACTGACCATGATCAAGAACGATAGTAATGGGAATAATAACTATGATCACGAAGACCAAGATGATCAAGAAAAGAGTCTCATTGTCGAGACTCTCCAAGTTGGGGCTTTTCAGAAGCTTTTGCTGCTCTTACAAGTCGGATGTAGTGAGAGGGTGAAGGAGAAGACTGGTGATTTGTTGAAGATTTTGAATCTTCATAGAGGAAGGCTTGAGTGCATTGAGACTATGGATTTTAAGCAGATTAAAAGATCTTTTTGA
- the LOC133825746 gene encoding uncharacterized protein LOC133825746, whose protein sequence is MVVHEQNESVTHCLAGCRLVWPCWQQLGFDILAPSSESFQAWVRGSIFQLNDDQRCRFFMLCWAIWRRRNEWVWRKKRGSIQEILYVADCSLQNWIQAQDKELTPMPSFLSGEDGVSSWKKPPVGKLKINTDAAMFIDSQCFSFAGVARDEDGKVVEAISSCRSGVVSPEIAEAIGIREVLSWVKRKKWPNVMIETDSLLCVQALRSSIVMESYFGGIIDDCKLLCEKLGSVSISFVKRSANRAAHAIARAASVIADRVLTIEGLPSTVLAIVLEESI, encoded by the coding sequence ATGGTAGTTCATGAACAGAATGAGTCGGTGACCCATTGCCTTGCTGGGTGCCGCTTAGTTTGGCCCTGTTGGCAGCAGCTGGGTTTCGATATATTAGCTCCAAGTTCAGAATCATTTCAGGCATGGGTTAGGGGTTCTATCTTTCAACTGAATGATGATCAGAGATGCCGCTTTTTTATGCTATGTTGGGCAATATGGAGGCGTCGGAATGAGTGGGTATGGAGGAAGAAAAGAGGGTCTATCCAAGAGATTCTCTATGTGGCCGATTGCAGTCTTCAGAACTGGATACAAGCTCAAGACAAGGAGCTGACCCCTATGCCTTCGTTCCTATCTGGTGAAGATGGAGTTTCGTCTTGGAAGAAGCCGCCTGTTGGAAAGCTAAAAATAAATACAGATGCAGCAATGTTTATTGATTCTCAGTGCTTTAGCTTCGCAGGCGTTGCCAGGGACGAAGATGGGAAGGTGGTGGAAGCAATTTCTTCGTGCCGATCGGGGGTGGTTTCGCCGGAGATAGCAGAGGCGATCGGGATACGCGAGGTATTGAGCTGGGTTAAGCGGAAGAAATGGCCGAATGTGATGATCGAAACAGATAGTCTTCTGTGTGTGCAAGCTCTTCGAAGTTCTATTGTTATGGAATCATACTTTGGTGGGATTATTGATGATTGTAAGCTTCTCTGTGAGAAGCTGGGTTCGGTTTCAATTTCATTTGTAAAGCGCTCTGCTAATAGAGCTGCTCATGCAATTGCAAGGGCTGCCTCTGTAATAGCTGACCGTGTTTTGACTATTGAGGGTCTACCCTCTACTGTATTGGCTATTGTCCTGGAAGAAAGTATTTAA